In one Procambarus clarkii isolate CNS0578487 chromosome 29, FALCON_Pclarkii_2.0, whole genome shotgun sequence genomic region, the following are encoded:
- the LOC138369548 gene encoding putative proline-rich protein 21, translating into MFLHPTPDALHPAPYALHPTPCTLRPTPYALHPTPCTLRPTPYALHPAPYTLRPTPYALHPTPCTLRPAPYALHHTPYALHPTPCTLHPTPCTLRPAPYALHPTACTLRPAPYGLHPTPCG; encoded by the coding sequence ATGTTCCTTCACCCCACACCCGACGCCCTACACCCTGCGCCCTACGccctgcaccctacaccctgcacccTACGCCCTACACCCTACGCCCTACACCCTACGCCCTGCACCCTACGCCCTACACCCTACGCCCTAcaccctgcaccctacaccctacGCCCTACACCCTACGCCCTGCACCCTACGCCCTGCACCCTACGCCCTGCACCCTACGCCCTGCACCATACACCCTACGCCCTGCACCCTACGCcctgcaccctacaccctacGCCCTGCACCCTACGCCCTGCACCCTACGCCCTGCACCCTACGGCCTGCACCCTACGCCCTGCACCCTACGGCCTGCACCCTACGCCCTGCGGTTAA
- the LOC138369549 gene encoding uncharacterized PE-PGRS family protein PE_PGRS20-like → MEEFSNKCECNHRTQANHSPCFLPRSCARKVNVEFLKEGELGEGTSRHSGTAGYVTRAPLVTSVTQAPLVTSLGRRWLRHSGAAGYVSHSGAAGYVSHTGTAGYVSHSGAAGYVSHTGTAGYVSHSGTAGYVSHSGTAGYVSHTGTAGYVSHTGTAGYVSHSGTAGYVSHTGTAGYVSHTGTAGYVSHTGTAGYVSHTGTAGYVSHTGTAGYVSHSGTAGYVSHTGTAGYVSHTGTAGYVSHTGTAGYVSHTGTAGYVSHTGTAGYVSHTGTAGYVSHSGAAGYDEFGVHNKLATSGGNSPIKSRNERPQCTHV, encoded by the exons ATGGAAGAATTTTCCAATAAATGTGAATGTAATCACCGAAcacaggctaaccatagcccgtgcttcttgccccgctcctgtgccag GAAAGTGAATGTAGAGTTCTTGAAGGAGGGGGAGCTTGGAGAAGGCACCTCACGTCACTCAGGCACCGCTGGCTATGTCACTCGGGCGCCGCTGGTTACGTCAGTCACTCAGGCGCCGCTGGTTACGTCACTCGGGCGCCGCTGGTTACGTCACTCGGGCGCCGCTGGTTACGTCAGTCACTCAGGCGCCGCTGGTTACGTCAGTCACACAGGCACCGCTGGTTACGTCAGTCACTCAGGCGCCGCTGGTTACGTCAGTCACACAGGCACCGCTGGTTACGTCAGTCACTCGGGCACCGCTGGTTACGTCAGTCACTCGGGCACCGCTGGTTACGTCAGTCACACAGGCACCGCTGGTTACGTCAGTCACACAGGCACCGCTGGTTACGTCAGTCACTCGGGCACCGCTGGTTACGTCAGTCACACAGGCACCGCTGGTTACGTCAGTCACACAGGCACCGCTGGTTACGTCAGTCACACAGGCACCGCTGGTTACGTCAGTCACACAGGCACCGCTGGTTACGTCAGTCACACAGGCACCGCTGGTTACGTCAGTCACTCGGGCACCGCTGGTTACGTCAGTCACACAGGCACCGCTGGTTACGTCAGTCACACAGGCACCGCTGGTTACGTCAGTCACACAGGCACCGCTGGTTACGTCAGTCACACAGGCACCGCTGGTTACGTCAGTCACACAGGCACCGCTGGTTACGTCAGTCACACAGGCACCGCTGGTTACGTCAGTCACTCGGGCGCCGCTGGCTAC gatgagtttggggtgcacaataaactagccacctccggcggcaacaGTCCAATCaaaagtaggaatgagcgaccacagtgtactcacgtttga